The Plasmodium cynomolgi strain B DNA, chromosome 13, whole genome shotgun sequence DNA segment GTTCTACTGGACATGCTTTTGCATTTGGCCCCACGTGGAGGGGGAGTCCACCTTGGGGAATGCCTCATCCGCTTAAGTGACGTCTTTTCTGCCGGCCTTTGCACCTATTCGCCTCTGCACCCCTTTCACCTGGCTAGTCGCGCACACAGTTCGCCACCCTGTCTAACCACTCTCGCAGACGCATCAGAGGAAGAGCAGAAGGAGAGCACGGAAACTGACCATATCGATTTTGCACCTGAGGGCGGACTCGAGCAGAGCTAAAGTAAGCTGCGCAGAGGGCAGTGACCCCGACGGTGAAGCGGCGCATCGGTGAAGCGGCACATCGGTGAAGCGGCACATCGGTGAAGCGGTACATCGGTGAAGCGGTACATCGTCACATCATCTCTTCGACGCACCGTCGCAGCTTTCACTATTTCGTGGATATTGCTGCACCCGATTCAACGCGCCTCCCTCGtttgtttctttccccccccgtgTAGGTCCTCTCCGCTatcttaaaaattgttatcttcaaaaaaatggtgcatgTCATTTCGGAGAAGATCACCCTGCATGGCCGTGACTTCACCCTCACCTGTGATTATCTAAACGTgtgtaatgaaaaaaaagggagtagTTTGACTTTTATTCGGCTAGACAGCCCCACTGTGTGTTCAACGTttgatgataattttttggacGTATTAAACGACGTGCATAGGACGGTAcgttttatttccattttggtaaagaaaacgaaaggaGTAGGTCATTCCGTAGGGGAGGACCTCGGATCTGCTGCTGGCCCTGAAGGAAAGGTTGAAGCCCAAGCGAACAGGTAAAActgaaaatggggaaaatagGAAAACCTATTGGGTACGCGGTATAGGCAGCTTGTGTGTCCTCATTTTATGCGTACTTGCAATTTGGCACGTGGTACCCATCTCGCGGTTGCTGCCATCCCCTTTACCCCCTCCCTCGTGAGCAGAAAAATTCACCTCAAAATAGTGCACCTCAGAGTTGTCGAGATGGtcaagggggagggaaaaaaagcaaagagaTGCATGAGTGATATCACCATGTGTAAAAAGAGAatgaggaaagaaaaacatattgGGAGTAacaaaggggaggagaaaaaacgtTTGAGGATGTTCCTCTCTCGAAGGCATACCCATTTTGGGGAGAGCATCAACTTGGGGTCCCAAAAGAATGCAACGCTGTTTAGAAGCAAGCGCCCGTGGAGGAGGAGTGGAATGTCCCgtttggggaaaaaggaaaatggcCTATTATTcgtaaaggggaaaagactAATTGGTAATTCAACCCTATTAGAGGTTCCTAATTGGTgccatttccattttggagatAGCTATAAAAAGGATCCACCCACCTGTAGGGTTTACCCAATGGAGGAGTCAGTTGTGTGGGAAAGAAGCTCACCCGGAGACTCTCCTTCATGCTGCCATGACTGTGCAGCAAATCGGTcaacggaaaaaagaaatgacaAGGATATAATAGGttctataaaaatgaagaggaataaaaaggtgtactttagaaggaaaaaaagaaaccacGGAGGAGACATCAACAGGGGTAAATTTACCCCGAAGCAGAAGCGAATAAAATGCccaaggaggggaaaaccCTTTTCTAATCTGACACATTCACCTCGTAGGTACCGTTGCACTCATCTATGTTGGTGCagtcaaagaaaaaaatctctAACAGGAGAAGAAGCGAGCCGTATTTTTACACAGAAAAAACGGCTGGTGCAGGGACTGTTACTGATTGATGGGGTTGATATGCACAAGGAGGTCGATATGGGGATGGTACAGCTGGATAAGACttacttcttcctttttaaaaaaaacatttctgaGTTGAAattactccattttttgcgtacCTTAGAATTTATTAGGGTTCAAAAGGAGGACCAGTTTTTTACTCTCAATTATTTGATGCCCCACGTTTGTGAAGAAATagctttttgttttttcacaGCTCGGATTCATCTGCTTAGAGAAACACAAACTGCATGCATTTGGTTGTCTCTAAGTAGGTCAAAGATAATTTTTCCAGGTGTAAATTCGTACATTGCCGTGTCGTATATGTTGAGGAGGATGAGCTACTACAGGGagaaacacacacatgtgacgtggcttgaaaaaagggacaatCACAGAGAGGGAAATATTGATGGGGTAGGAAAGGCTTCTAATACATCTGTCTGTAGCACTAGTCGTTTTAGCATTGTGATTAATTCCACGTTTGTagaacttcatttttttttcgagtaTGTGTGTACCTTCACTCTGTCGTGTAGGAGTTTATCCATCTCGACACaacaaaggggagaaggagGGAGACATCCTTTTGCAAACGTAACCGctcgtaattttttactgTCCTATGGATTTTTCTCAAATGGAAAAGTAGCTAATTctcattttgcacaaaaagaaaacgcatacgtatgcatgcgGATTTTTAGAAGATTGAAATTGAGGGAGAGGATTCTACGTTTATCCATAGGAGAAACAAACCGAGTGAAGGAGCTCATGTACGTAGCTTATGCACATGGGAAGGCCTTTACTCGAGGTGGCAGTGATAAGGGAGATGCGGCAGAATATCAAACAGAACCAGCATGCTGTATGTCCAACGGAAGATGCCTCATTTTGAACATAACACTGGTAGGGAGaacggaagaagaaagaatgACAAACTGCAATATGTTACCACATcaatttttgttcctccttaATACGATGAGAAAGGCTAACTCTTATGTTGACGCTCTCTTTAGTGGGCTCCACAATTTATTCAAAAGTTCTTCGGAGGAATGGCGTAACGTGAAGAGAGTACCTGCAGAGAAGAACCGAATGAACGTTAAAATCAATTTGGAGGCAACAAACCTCCATCtgaaattttactttttgagATTATTTCTAAAAAGGATAACTATGAGCAGTTACGAAGGGGGAGGATTGATCCATGATGcgtatgggaaaaaaagtggagaccCGAGTAGCAGTTCTTCCAAGACGGAGGACGAAACGATctattccttttcatttgaCAATTTGATTCTCTGCTTCGAAGACGTAGTCAACAGTTCGTTTagcaaaagtggagaaagttccatttttatgaatgacGTTCgtaatttccccccctcggTGAGAGCAAAACGGAATGATCATCTCGTCACTCGTTTGCATATGGCCCAAACATAGGCACAGAGACCTTACGCATGttatgtgattttttttttttttttttccccctgaggcagattttcttccatttgtttgGACACATGCCGCCGTTGTACTGCCCCATCGTAAGCAACGTACTTCGATACTTGGAAGttcgcaaaatggaagtCCTCATAAAACGGAAGGAGCGAACTTTTGTCTCCATTGACAGTATGACCATGTACATAAATGACCAAACGATAGAGAGGTTGAAATttgtttttgaaaaaggaaggaaagctTTAAATGTGTTAAGGGCGTATTGGGGAGGACCCTTGGGGAGAGGCCAGAATTCTTTGCAATGCAAACGGGAGAGGGAATACATCCTTTActtgaaaaattttgaaataaattttcacaaaatggtggaAGTTAAAAATAGAAAGAGTAGGAATCGTAATGgtgggaaaatggaaaaaaaaaaaaattttctcctcgAAGATAGTTTTATCTGTCCTAATG contains these protein-coding regions:
- a CDS encoding hypothetical protein (putative); this translates as NNNVYYYERGAPKWKTSPPQQCNFLDNFVNRVTLHIEMVKLYMKQKDTTPFLCLLMNDLSLEKGGTSNLVRSRVERFYLFFTSSNAKLKIQIDCKKLFMNLNSVWPLIYFNFVKNFFDLVQVGKKTNRSAKLCRRGGQNTHCKRGETLNRSEGNRGETYPHNANSSDERKKGKWKMEDEKERSADKKKSFILHVCANDVYFQFRNKGNLVLLDLDPLDEDFVKTFVLISNRLNLHLEKRSFHFSLQNVRVFNSSGRLTCLVHNFTICKMNREYFFEVKSAFFYFPLMELLTVGVVNFVLECLRQARHSPLLQITLHGRDFTLTCDYLNVCNEKKGSSLTFIRLDSPTVCSTFDDNFLDVLNDVHRTVRFISILVKKTKGVGHSVGEDLGSAAGPEGKVEAQANRKIHLKIVHLRVVEMVKGEGKKAKRCMSDITMCKKRMRKEKHIGSNKGEEKKRLRMFLSRRHTHFGESINLGSQKNATLFRSKRPWRRSGMSRLGKKENGLLFVKGKRLIGNSTLLEVPNWCHFHFGDSYKKDPPTCRVYPMEESVVWERSSPGDSPSCCHDCAANRSTEKRNDKDIIGSIKMKRNKKVYFRRKKRNHGGDINRGKFTPKQKRIKCPRRGKPFSNLTHSPRRYRCTHLCWCSQRKKSLTGEEASRIFTQKKRLVQGLLLIDGVDMHKEVDMGMVQLDKTYFFLFKKNISELKLLHFLRTLEFIRVQKEDQFFTLNYLMPHVCEEIAFCFFTARIHLLRETQTACIWLSLSRSKIIFPGVNSYIAVSYMLRRMSYYREKHTHVTWLEKRDNHREGNIDGVGKASNTSVCSTSRFSIVINSTFVELHFFFEYVCTFTLSCRSLSISTQQRGEGGRHPFANVTARNFLLSYGFFSNGKVANSHFAQKENAYVCMRIFRRLKLRERILRLSIGETNRVKELMYVAYAHGKAFTRGGSDKGDAAEYQTEPACCMSNGRCLILNITLVGRTEEERMTNCNMLPHQFLFLLNTMRKANSYVDALFSGLHNLFKSSSEEWRNVKRVPAEKNRMNVKINLEATNLHLKFYFLRLFLKRITMSSYEGGGLIHDAYGKKSGDPSSSSSKTEDETIYSFSFDNLILCFEDVVNSSFSKSGESSIFMNDVRNFPPSIFFHLFGHMPPLYCPIVSNVLRYLEVRKMEVLIKRKERTFVSIDSMTMYINDQTIERLKFVFEKGRKALNVLRAYWGGPLGRGQNSLQCKREREYILYLKNFEINFHKMVEVKNRKSRNRNGGKMEKKKNFLLEDSFICPNEKVQGKDPNRDGNHTGVNHVEEGKKKLSNYLFERKITFLKRRGEEAAKCAKKDRAKCHTDFCTDGVSPAEQGEARPTQRKDPLLNVHKKMLRRLRSDPNGKTSTKQCYYNSMIHPFYFLPDQSAPPCSYTERYEHVCKNVPFNYVECEDQLLLFLHKTIIKYMNSSGEQNVSFFLKNLSSYYISSYHLFSINKHRGRQGGGGSNRGHTMHDTVRENMICAGENNLSNELMIANLHEKETYERLERKKKRKKNKCTHLEEIKTNGEEKKRKKLLLYNNESLPPLGGKADGAQGNEQELSPARNEEHFYFNKSGTKVERSNQPTFEFASNSHSNDESVNGKWKSASHNNVHKVNELRKKMKLFFCLPNKKETLSPFLRAKEFNVVMRSHRGGKQHTASSIGRSSSEGHETNSQGNEVGEVSIYLDYIILLFNKRVVDYFFYLSSKVVKYYEGKRGD